In Benincasa hispida cultivar B227 chromosome 8, ASM972705v1, whole genome shotgun sequence, the sequence ACTTCACATTTGATGCCAACATTAGAATAGCTAAATTGACACAAAATCTTTACggaaactttattttttttttttttaaggtaatTTAGGTCATTAAATACATGTCTTCTCTCACGTCTATTAAACAAATTTGTAATCAAACAAACATCTTAGAGATGCATTATTGACATTATAATGACAATTTAGCATTATTGACGATGTAAATGAATGagatctttttttatttttccatacatGTCATAGATAAAAAGAAATGACATCATTGACaaagtttgaattttcaataaaataataataaaaagaaaaccaatCCCATCAATCAGAAACTCCTCATTCATTTGAATTCAACCACCGGTAATGTTGAAATTTTGTACCGATAAGATTAAACATATGGTATACCATTTTATATacattattatcatcatcattagCATTTTATTTTGACTTGGATTTTCTAGGTCAAAATGTCTACAAAATTGCATAATAATCTTGTTTGTCACCATAAACTTGGTGTCATTATAAATATAACTCCCTTTTAAGCTACAAATCCATCTTCCCATCAAAaggtccaaaaaaaaaaaaaaaaaaaatactaaaatggAAATTCTAAGATCTTCAATTTTGCTCTTATCATTTTCATATCTTGTCTTTTTTTCTTCAGCAACTTCAGCACCTGAAAATTTCTTTCAATGTCTTCTCCGGCACTCTCCACCGTCGTACCCTATTGCTCCGGCGATCTTTACCCCAAATAATGTTTCATTTTCTTCTGTTCTTGAGACTTACATTCGGAACTTGCGATTCAACACCTCCACAACTCCTAAGCCATTCCTCATTCTCACGGCTCTCCATGAATCTCACGTTAAAGTTGCAATTCTATGTGCTCGAATCCATGATCTTCAAATGAAGATTCGTAGTGGCGGCCATGATTACGAGGGCGTTTCTTACGTCTCCGATGTCCTCCCTTTCTTCATACTCGATATGTTTAACCTCCGAGACATCACGGTCGATGTCAAAACAAAGACGGCTTGggtatattaaattatttatttttattctagaCATTTTCTCTCCATTCATCATCTTCAAAATTAATACACACATCTATAcgtaatattattattaatattaattgaaaaagaaataacgtAATGGAAGAGTATTAAATTGttgtaaattattattaaaatttgattgccTACATTAAtcatttattcatatttttaccAGGTCCAAACTGGAGCAACTTTAGGGGAAGTATACTATAGAATTGCAGAAAAAAATAAGTTCTACGGCTTCCCCGCCGGAGTGTGCCCCACAGTGGGCGTCGGCGGTCACTTTGGTGGTGGTGGGTACGGTAACATGATGAGGAAATACGGCCTGTCAGTGGATCAAATCATCGATGCGAAGATAGTCGACGTCAACGGGAAGCTTCTGGACCGAAAAGCAATGGGAGAGGATCTATTTTGGGCCATCATAGGCGGTGGAGGATCGAGTTTTGGTGTCGTTGTAGCGTACAAAATCCGAATGGTTCGTGTGCCGGAGACGGTGACCGTGTTCCGAGTACAAAGAACGTTGGAACAAAATGATTTGACGGAGATAGTAGATGAGTGGCAGCGTGTGGCACATGTGATTGACAATGATTTGTTCATAAGAGTAACGTTTGATGTTATTAATGGAACAGAGAAGGGAAAGAAGACACTAAGAGCGACGTTTCTAGCGATGTTCCTAGGAGATTCCGAGAGGCTTTTGTCTGTCATCAAAAAGAGCTTCCCTAAACTTGGTTTGAAGAAATCTGATTGCCTTGAAATGAGTTGGCTTCAATCTGTCCTCTTTTGGACAAATTTCCCActaggtaaacattctttttactCTCAGTACAAATTACTTATTTGGATAAGGCTTTCTAAAACAtctccaaaataaaatattagacaTGATACGAATTAAGctagataatttttttaattagaaatataaatattttttgttgttctttctcttggtttaaaatttaaaataattcaaatatgtatttaaattttcaaatgttaAGGATAATACCcgttttaataattatttgatttgagtttttagtttttttaaaaaaataacctcACAAATACTACACTCAcctttagattttttaaaaaaaattctaaaaaaatgtgTTAACAAAGTCAACTTTTTAcggaactaaaaaaaaaaaaaaaattcttttgaaatttgactgaggatttaaaggttttttttttttaaaaaaaaaaagaaaaacacaccatgttataaaaaaataaaaaaaaacaaaaaaaataaataagaataaatttaaaaaataaaataattataactaagacctcatttggtaaccatttgattttttgttttttgtcttttaaaattaaacttatttcatccatatttcttataataatatGCATCTTTCATaaatacaatgattgaatttttagtcaaattccaaaaacaaaaataactttttgaaacttacattttttttagttctcaaaatttgacttaattttttaaacaatcggtgaaaaatagataacaaataaaaaaatttggaagTGAGAATAtgttcatagacttaattttaaaaaataaaaataaaaaacaaaataatcaccTAAGGCGTGAAGTTTTGGGATTGAGGGATAAAGTAAGGAAAAGAAACATCTACCAAAAAGTCGTTTTGAATGTTGGaatcaaatttttctttaataaaatgagTTTGAGAAAAAAAGGTCGTTTTGAGTGTtggaatcaaattttaaaaattcaattttttatcgtaattttgattatatgaatctctCTCAAGTTTTCATAATATAttgaaatgaccaaaataccctCACACTATCCTTCTCAAATCTCTCAATATTCTATCGTGGTCGATTATAGTGTTTTAAATACAAACTTGAATATATTAGTTCATTCTTTATACTAAACCGAATTACAAAGGCATGCATTAATTAAAACactttttagaaaatataattcTAACCCtaatttttgaaagaaaaagatatctACAAAAAGACAAACCCTAACTAAAGTTACCCCTCATTGAAATTGATTTGTGACCACAGGCACATCAGTGGATGCCCTACTATCCAGAACCCCACAAGTACTGACACATCTAAAAAGAAAGTCAGATTATGTGAAAACCCCAATTCCAAAGGAAGGACTCAACAAAATATGGAAGAAAATGATAGAACTTGAAAAACCCATGTTGACATTCAATCCTTATGGTGGAAGAATGGCTGAAATCCCATCAAATGCAACTCCATTTCCTCATAGAGCTGGAAACTTGTGGAAAATTCAATATGCAACAAATTGGGATGAAGAAGGAACCCAAGAAGCCAAACATTTTATTGACTTAACAAGGAAACTTTACAAATTTATGACACCATTTGTGTCAAAAAATCCAAGAACTGCCTTTTTGAACTATAGAGATCTTGATATTGGTGTAAACCACAATGGCAAGAACAGTTACTATGAAGGAAGAGTTTatggaattaaatattttgaaggtaactttgagaggttggtgaagatcAAGACCAAGGTTGATCCTGACAACTTTTTTAGGAATGAACAAAGCATTCCAAGGTTTCCTCATGTTGGACGATGAAAGCTGATTTGTGTTCTTTCTCCGTTGTTGTTTGTCTTGTTCATTGTCATGTGAAGATCGGCTTCTTTTTTTCTCCTAAAATACAAGTGTGTAAGTTATGTGATATAGATGTGATGATTAGGTTGAAAAGCCATTCTTgataatgtattttttatgtatgtgaAAGTGAAAGGGCTCCtttcaaattatcttttatTCCGTGCGTTTATAATTATTCTCGAAAGATAATACTTTATTCAAAAAACGTATGTGAGAAACATGTAATCGTAAAGCAACAACATCAATCGAAATATAGAATTTGAAAACTATTACATAAAAACATACGAATTGAGAGTAATACTTGGTCGCAATATCATATAACTAATGAAGAGATCCAATTTAGTTGAGTGTAAAGTGAGGGAAGGAAAATTACATCTTCCCAAACTTACATTGACACACTTTGCCCTAGATGATCTTGCCCAACCAAAGAATGTGAACTGTTGATGATATATAGCTTTCAACTAAACTATGAAATATACTATAAACTTATAGAAAACTAAtgctaaaaaataatttgatcccTAAACTAtcatgaaagtaacaatttagtcccatGAACTTTGGTTTCTAATGATTTAgtcttatactttcaatttcGTAACAATTTAGTGAAGAAAATCggaagcgagatttccatgagcaacggaataagactattccaaattacaatcatgaattaacTTAATATTTATAGTCGACTTGAATACAAACGATTATGCAAAtcaaatgcagaaattacagcatgaacaatacaaatgcatagaaagcaaactctacgcacataggcagaaacgtctccacgctccgttgcgcacTCTGATCGCTcaaacaacagcaaccacgaacacccgatctacacgaccgtaacactgcacgaacacttcgcactcgtcctcaacgatctccttggTCACTAACAACTCCGCAACACGAATGGCCTCGacaacaccacgaacggcctctagcaaacctcgatggtgtcaagttgagtctgacaccaccaacaaggcgacctcggtattctcgatgaaagaatccagagggtgggctctattcaaacttggtatgaggcagatgaacgaaggaaacaacgatcgcgtacacgactgggcaagtgggagatggtggagacctatcgaatgggtcgatgcccaatcgtttagataaggctatgcgatcatctatcaaaagctatgcgatcatttagctcattggTTAGCttggtctgtcgcctacagacactacacgatcgtttaccttgggatAGCGATCTTCtacaaagctatgcgatcatttagtaaatactacatgatcgtttagctcacactgcacgatcgtttagctagctcaaccgtcgtttagtaaatctgtatttacttgacgacccgTGAGTTGCTTTGCGCCGAAAGAAAACACTCAAAacatttttcaatcttttgtttgtgaaaaaaccctttttcaaaataggaaaccatttttcttttaaactcacggttactatgatccaataaccacccactactttggttatttaaaagaaaaaagaattaattatccaataattaatattattataaacataaatgataaccaacttatcatactatatttataacctatagttttaatatttcatct encodes:
- the LOC120083412 gene encoding berberine bridge enzyme-like 8 gives rise to the protein MEILRSSILLLSFSYLVFFSSATSAPENFFQCLLRHSPPSYPIAPAIFTPNNVSFSSVLETYIRNLRFNTSTTPKPFLILTALHESHVKVAILCARIHDLQMKIRSGGHDYEGVSYVSDVLPFFILDMFNLRDITVDVKTKTAWVQTGATLGEVYYRIAEKNKFYGFPAGVCPTVGVGGHFGGGGYGNMMRKYGLSVDQIIDAKIVDVNGKLLDRKAMGEDLFWAIIGGGGSSFGVVVAYKIRMVRVPETVTVFRVQRTLEQNDLTEIVDEWQRVAHVIDNDLFIRVTFDVINGTEKGKKTLRATFLAMFLGDSERLLSVIKKSFPKLGLKKSDCLEMSWLQSVLFWTNFPLGTSVDALLSRTPQVLTHLKRKSDYVKTPIPKEGLNKIWKKMIELEKPMLTFNPYGGRMAEIPSNATPFPHRAGNLWKIQYATNWDEEGTQEAKHFIDLTRKLYKFMTPFVSKNPRTAFLNYRDLDIGVNHNGKNSYYEGRVYGIKYFEGNFERLVKIKTKVDPDNFFRNEQSIPRFPHVGR